From a single Patescibacteria group bacterium genomic region:
- the recJ gene encoding single-stranded-DNA-specific exonuclease RecJ, producing the protein MKKWQGLDRGSCQQNKTPEEILKILLRNRFLKTKKEINDFLNPPQPSGLDFRSLGIKPLQMKKAVLRIKKAIEKQESVVVYGDYDADGVCGAAILWETLYRLGAKVMPYIPHRVEEGYGLSQKGIDFLKQEYNVDLILTVDHGIGSLEKIEYCQKLGIDVIITDHHVASKKRPKALAIVHTTNLCGTGVAWMLAREIVKDKLEIEDYLDLVAIATVADMVSLTGTNRILVKYGLEKLRKTQRLGLNALIKEAQINKEKISVYDISHVLAPRLNAMGRLTHALDALRLLCTKDEDKARSLARELEVTNRDRQKLMEETILHAEDLLKKQMGISPLEAHLLYISHRSYNQGIIGLVAGRLVEKFYRPSIVIAEGEVYSKGSARSINGFNIIETIRKAEDLLIDAGGHPMAAGFTIKTKHLELFKKRLTEIADQELDEEKLTRVLKFDCEINLKVLSFELFEKLTQFAPFGLGNPEPVFVSRCVLVKEAKKIGADGKHLRLLITQNSLPITISAVAFGLGDFFTKLSREQKIDIAYTLSVDEWQGQKKLDLKIKDIKLED; encoded by the coding sequence ATGAAAAAATGGCAAGGGCTTGATCGGGGAAGTTGTCAACAAAATAAGACCCCGGAAGAAATTTTAAAAATTCTTCTTCGGAATCGTTTTTTAAAAACGAAAAAAGAAATCAATGATTTCTTAAATCCTCCTCAACCTTCAGGTTTGGATTTTAGAAGCTTGGGAATTAAGCCTCTGCAAATGAAGAAAGCCGTTTTAAGAATCAAAAAGGCCATAGAAAAGCAGGAGTCGGTCGTGGTTTATGGCGATTATGATGCCGACGGCGTTTGCGGGGCTGCCATTTTGTGGGAAACCCTATATAGATTGGGGGCGAAAGTCATGCCCTATATTCCGCATCGGGTTGAAGAAGGCTACGGACTTTCCCAAAAAGGCATTGACTTTCTTAAGCAGGAATATAATGTTGACTTAATCTTAACCGTTGATCATGGAATCGGCAGTCTGGAGAAAATCGAATACTGCCAAAAACTGGGCATAGACGTCATTATCACCGATCATCACGTGGCTTCGAAAAAACGGCCGAAAGCTTTGGCCATTGTTCATACGACCAATCTTTGCGGGACAGGAGTGGCCTGGATGTTGGCGCGTGAAATCGTTAAAGATAAACTTGAAATCGAAGATTACCTTGATCTGGTAGCGATAGCAACCGTCGCCGACATGGTTTCCTTAACAGGGACGAATCGGATCTTGGTTAAATATGGTTTGGAAAAATTAAGGAAAACCCAAAGATTAGGCCTTAACGCCTTAATCAAAGAGGCGCAGATAAACAAAGAAAAAATCAGCGTTTATGATATCAGCCACGTTTTGGCGCCAAGACTAAACGCCATGGGCAGATTAACCCACGCCCTGGATGCTTTAAGACTTTTATGTACGAAAGATGAGGATAAGGCCAGAAGTTTAGCTCGGGAATTAGAAGTCACTAATCGTGACCGGCAAAAACTAATGGAGGAAACGATTCTTCACGCCGAAGATTTATTAAAAAAACAAATGGGGATAAGTCCTTTAGAAGCCCATCTTCTTTATATTTCCCACCGGTCTTATAACCAGGGAATCATCGGTTTGGTCGCCGGAAGATTGGTCGAAAAATTTTACCGGCCTTCAATCGTCATCGCCGAAGGCGAAGTCTACAGCAAGGGATCGGCCAGATCGATTAACGGTTTTAATATTATCGAAACCATCCGGAAAGCCGAGGATCTTTTAATTGATGCCGGCGGACACCCGATGGCGGCCGGTTTTACCATTAAAACGAAACACTTGGAACTTTTTAAAAAACGTTTAACCGAAATTGCCGACCAGGAGCTGGATGAGGAAAAATTAACCAGAGTTTTAAAGTTTGATTGCGAGATAAATCTCAAAGTCTTAAGTTTTGAACTTTTTGAAAAATTGACCCAATTTGCGCCTTTCGGTTTAGGCAATCCCGAACCGGTTTTTGTCAGCCGTTGTGTCTTAGTTAAGGAAGCCAAAAAAATCGGCGCCGACGGCAAACATTTAAGATTACTCATAACTCAAAACTCGCTACCCATAACCATTTCGGCGGTTGCTTTTGGTTTAGGTGATTTTTTTACCAAACTTTCCAGGGAGCAAAAAATTGACATTGCCTATACTTTATCCGTTGACGAGTGGCAAGGACAAAAAAAATTGGATCTTAAAATCAAAGACATCAAATTAGAAGACTAA
- a CDS encoding HD domain-containing protein, protein MTYKLPPSAQKVLTTMKKAGFETYAVGGSVRDLLMGRPTKNWDFTTSAVPSEILKIYPDGFYDNAFGTVGVALENGEIYEITTFRTESNYKDHRHPEKVLWGQTLLEDLGRRDFTVGAIAFDGKNFIDPYNGQKDLKDKIIRTVGNPNQRFAEDALRLMRAIRIATELEFLLEAETFAAIVANAALIREISSERVKEELLKILATDHSADGIALLKNAGLLQKILPEVEKGFGVNQVSPGRHHLYDVGTHSFLSLKFCPSQDPLVRLATLIHDIGKPATFKQDEKGLITFYNHEVIGASLARHLADRLKLSKKDRDRLVTMVRWHQFSVDEKQTDSALRRFIRRVGKENLKDMLDLRIGDRLGGGARETSWRLKLFIKRLDEVQKQPFTVADLKVDGHDVMEILNLDSGPKVGEILNMLFNEVVEKGEPNERSSLLKKIKNLTS, encoded by the coding sequence ATGACCTATAAACTTCCACCTTCAGCGCAAAAAGTCCTGACGACCATGAAAAAAGCCGGTTTCGAAACTTATGCCGTCGGCGGTTCGGTCAGAGATCTTCTTATGGGAAGACCCACAAAAAATTGGGATTTTACGACTAGCGCTGTTCCTTCGGAGATTTTAAAAATTTACCCCGACGGGTTTTATGACAATGCGTTTGGTACCGTCGGTGTCGCCTTAGAAAACGGCGAAATTTACGAAATCACGACTTTTCGGACGGAAAGTAATTACAAGGATCATCGTCATCCGGAAAAAGTCTTATGGGGCCAAACTTTGCTAGAAGATTTGGGAAGACGGGACTTTACCGTTGGCGCCATCGCCTTTGACGGCAAAAATTTCATTGATCCCTATAACGGCCAAAAAGATCTTAAAGATAAAATTATCCGTACTGTCGGCAACCCCAACCAACGCTTTGCCGAAGACGCGTTAAGACTGATGCGCGCCATAAGAATTGCGACCGAACTGGAGTTTTTGCTTGAAGCGGAAACTTTTGCGGCGATTGTCGCTAACGCTGCCTTAATTAGAGAAATATCTTCTGAAAGAGTCAAGGAAGAACTCTTGAAAATTTTAGCGACCGATCATTCGGCCGACGGCATTGCGCTTTTAAAAAACGCCGGTCTTTTGCAGAAAATTTTGCCGGAAGTTGAAAAAGGCTTTGGCGTTAACCAGGTTTCACCCGGAAGACACCATCTTTATGATGTCGGCACGCATTCTTTCCTGTCGCTTAAATTTTGTCCGTCTCAAGATCCGTTGGTTCGCCTGGCGACTTTAATTCACGATATCGGTAAACCAGCCACTTTTAAACAAGACGAAAAAGGTTTAATTACTTTTTACAATCATGAAGTTATCGGCGCTTCTTTGGCCCGCCATCTGGCAGACAGACTTAAGCTTTCAAAAAAAGACCGTGACCGTTTAGTTACCATGGTCCGCTGGCATCAATTTTCCGTTGATGAGAAACAAACCGATTCGGCGTTGCGCCGGTTTATAAGAAGGGTCGGAAAAGAGAATCTTAAAGACATGTTGGATTTACGCATCGGCGATCGCTTGGGCGGCGGCGCCAGAGAAACTTCTTGGAGATTAAAGCTTTTTATAAAACGCCTGGATGAGGTTCAAAAACAGCCTTTTACCGTCGCCGATCTGAAAGTTGACGGCCATGATGTTATGGAAATTTTAAATCTTGACTCCGGTCCAAAGGTCGGAGAAATTTTAAATATGTTATTTAATGAAGTCGTCGAAAAAGGTGAACCCAACGAAAGAAGTTCTTTATTAAAGAAAATTAAAAACTTAACCTCTTAA
- the secF gene encoding protein translocase subunit SecF produces MRYKWVYLLISSLVLVPGLFSLFKWGFKPSIDFVGGTLMEITNVQCQDAGVAAKVRQIFSENNVDLGTLQSSGEKTCLLRLKTITSEQNEKIIEVLKKEYPPIQQTRFETVGPILGQELLQKTFIAAILAILGILSYVAYAFKNLKFGVSAILALFHDVLVMVGIFSLLGHFWKVEIDTLFVTAVLTTMSFSVHDTIVVFDRIRETLRKNPGGDFETMTNKAVTETMGRSLNNSLTIVFMLLALLLLGGQTTKFFILALLVGTISGTYSSPFVATPILVLWQKWEERKRKLRG; encoded by the coding sequence ATGCGTTATAAATGGGTCTATCTTTTAATCTCAAGTTTGGTTTTAGTTCCCGGTCTTTTTTCTCTTTTCAAATGGGGTTTTAAACCCTCAATTGATTTTGTCGGCGGAACCCTAATGGAAATAACCAATGTTCAATGCCAGGACGCTGGGGTGGCTGCTAAAGTGAGACAAATTTTTTCGGAAAATAATGTTGATTTAGGAACTCTTCAGTCGTCAGGAGAAAAAACTTGTTTGCTAAGATTAAAAACGATAACTTCGGAGCAAAATGAAAAGATCATAGAAGTTTTGAAAAAAGAATATCCTCCAATTCAGCAAACGAGATTTGAGACCGTCGGCCCGATTTTAGGTCAGGAACTTTTACAAAAAACCTTTATTGCGGCGATCTTAGCCATTTTGGGTATTCTCTCTTACGTGGCTTATGCTTTTAAAAATTTAAAATTCGGCGTTTCCGCGATTTTGGCGCTTTTCCATGATGTTTTGGTTATGGTGGGAATTTTTTCCCTTTTGGGACATTTTTGGAAAGTTGAAATCGACACGCTTTTTGTAACGGCGGTTTTAACCACCATGAGCTTTTCTGTTCACGATACGATTGTCGTTTTTGATAGAATCAGGGAAACTTTAAGGAAAAATCCCGGGGGCGATTTTGAAACCATGACAAATAAAGCGGTCACGGAAACGATGGGAAGGTCTTTAAATAATTCTCTAACGATTGTTTTTATGCTTTTGGCGCTTTTGCTTTTGGGCGGACAAACAACGAAATTTTTTATCTTGGCTCTTTTGGTTGGAACGATTTCCGGCACTTATTCCTCGCCCTTTGTGGCCACCCCGATTCTGGTTCTCTGGCAAAAATGGGAAGAGAGAAAAAGAAAGTTAAGAGGTTAA
- the secD gene encoding protein translocase subunit SecD — translation MRPQRLLLLIIFLTVLSFFIDLPKNYPLKLTLGQFKIDQVISAPDFNFALGSFKISKEIYTHLGLDLQGGTHLILEADMKEIKDQDRNQALDSARSVIERRVNFYGLTEPVVQSAKVGESFRIIVELPGIKEKDRAIAEIGQTAKLEFREWISTQSADFSLNNTKETGITGKDLKRAAIEFDPNDGNPYVAIEFTDEGGKKFSDLTTRLVNQRMPIFLDEKIISDPTVQEPITGGKGRITGQFTTDEAKKLARQLNAGALPVPIKVLEERSVGATLGQESVQKSLRAGALGLGMVMVFMWLYYGSLGFLADVALMIYGLLSLAIFKIIPITLTLPGIAGFILSIGMAVDANILIFERMKEELRSGKQWQIAMELGFGRAWDSIRDANFTTLLTCFILFNPMGWGFLPSFGMVRGFALNLAVGVLLSLFTGIIVTRTLIRVFFKGSWKGFMSSQVQK, via the coding sequence ATGAGACCACAAAGGCTTTTACTTTTAATTATCTTCTTGACGGTTTTGTCTTTTTTTATTGATTTACCTAAAAACTATCCTTTGAAACTGACTTTGGGTCAATTTAAAATTGACCAGGTTATTTCCGCCCCTGATTTTAATTTTGCTTTGGGCAGTTTTAAAATCAGTAAAGAAATCTATACCCATTTGGGTTTGGATCTTCAGGGAGGAACTCATTTAATTCTTGAAGCGGACATGAAAGAGATTAAGGATCAAGATCGGAATCAGGCTTTGGATTCTGCCAGATCGGTGATCGAACGCCGGGTTAATTTTTATGGTTTGACTGAACCCGTTGTTCAGTCGGCTAAAGTCGGCGAAAGTTTTCGAATCATTGTCGAGCTTCCCGGAATTAAAGAGAAAGACAGGGCGATAGCGGAGATCGGTCAAACCGCCAAATTGGAGTTTCGTGAATGGATTTCGACCCAGAGTGCCGATTTTTCCCTTAACAATACCAAGGAAACCGGAATTACCGGCAAAGATTTGAAAAGAGCTGCGATTGAATTTGATCCCAATGACGGTAATCCTTATGTGGCGATTGAATTTACCGATGAAGGCGGCAAAAAATTCAGTGATTTAACCACGAGACTGGTTAATCAAAGAATGCCGATCTTTCTTGATGAAAAGATTATTTCTGATCCGACGGTTCAGGAACCCATTACCGGCGGTAAGGGCAGAATTACCGGTCAGTTTACGACGGATGAGGCTAAAAAACTGGCCCGACAACTTAATGCCGGAGCTTTGCCGGTGCCGATTAAAGTTTTGGAAGAGCGATCGGTGGGCGCAACCCTGGGACAGGAATCGGTGCAAAAAAGTCTCCGCGCCGGCGCTCTTGGTTTAGGCATGGTCATGGTCTTTATGTGGTTGTATTATGGCTCTTTGGGTTTTTTAGCGGATGTCGCTTTGATGATTTACGGTCTTTTATCGTTGGCGATATTTAAAATAATACCCATCACTCTAACTTTGCCCGGGATTGCCGGTTTTATTTTATCAATCGGGATGGCCGTTGATGCCAATATTTTAATTTTCGAAAGAATGAAGGAAGAATTAAGAAGCGGAAAACAGTGGCAGATAGCCATGGAATTGGGTTTTGGCCGGGCCTGGGATTCAATCAGGGATGCTAATTTTACGACTCTTTTAACCTGTTTTATACTTTTTAACCCCATGGGTTGGGGTTTTTTACCTTCATTTGGTATGGTTAGGGGTTTTGCTCTTAATTTGGCCGTCGGTGTTTTGCTGAGTTTATTTACGGGGATTATTGTCACCAGAACTTTAATCCGCGTCTTTTTTAAAGGGAGCTGGAAAGGCTTTATGTCTTCCCAGGTACAAAAATGA
- a CDS encoding AbrB/MazE/SpoVT family DNA-binding domain-containing protein: protein MVQKILKTGNSLAVVVPADFGKSLGIKAGESVKVFARPEKAEILYKFFGAQQLPLSENILSLRKKT from the coding sequence ATGGTCCAAAAAATCTTAAAAACCGGAAACAGTCTGGCGGTCGTGGTGCCGGCGGATTTTGGTAAAAGTTTGGGCATTAAAGCCGGCGAGAGCGTTAAAGTTTTTGCCCGGCCGGAAAAAGCCGAAATTTTGTATAAATTTTTCGGAGCTCAACAATTGCCTCTTTCCGAAAATATTCTCTCTTTGAGAAAAAAAACTTAA
- a CDS encoding DUF3048 domain-containing protein, with protein MEKKKLVLSIVTGLVLYLVSTGLSYAVFNSLKTRGAQEVASPLADKATGFKFDISGPKTETCILNGAKFTKNEKDVWETRRPLAVMIENHVEARPQSGLARADIIYEAVAEGGITRFMGVFYCAVAAKNLTMGPVRSARTYFVDWVSEYDALYNHVGGAGRCNDPTVDPRAKALCQIDQYGIKDLDQFGIGFPDCYRNPDRLNHPVATEHQMICLSDNLYDIAKEKKWTNVDEDGIAWNKSFEPWKFKDDAKEADRPATFSAEFAAWKGYEKEYGVRWEYNKSENSYKRFNGGVPHNDLEENQQLTAKNIVLQFTKETDGVDEHAHVLYETIGSGKAAILLDGQKIEGTWQKKSRTARTKFYDSKGKEIEFNRGQIWLEVLATGTEIKYQ; from the coding sequence ATGGAAAAAAAGAAACTAGTTTTATCAATCGTGACGGGTTTAGTCCTTTATTTAGTTTCGACCGGTCTTTCTTACGCCGTTTTTAATTCTTTAAAAACCAGAGGCGCTCAAGAAGTGGCCTCGCCGTTGGCTGACAAAGCGACCGGTTTTAAATTTGATATTTCCGGGCCAAAAACGGAAACCTGTATTTTAAACGGCGCTAAATTCACGAAAAATGAAAAAGATGTTTGGGAGACGCGCCGGCCCCTGGCGGTCATGATTGAAAATCACGTCGAAGCCAGACCCCAATCGGGCTTAGCCAGAGCCGATATTATTTATGAAGCCGTTGCCGAAGGTGGGATTACCAGATTTATGGGCGTTTTTTATTGCGCTGTCGCGGCGAAAAATTTAACCATGGGTCCGGTTCGTTCCGCTCGGACTTATTTCGTTGATTGGGTCTCCGAATATGACGCTTTATATAATCATGTCGGTGGCGCCGGCCGGTGTAATGACCCGACGGTTGATCCTCGGGCTAAAGCCCTTTGTCAAATTGATCAATATGGGATTAAAGATTTAGACCAGTTCGGGATTGGTTTCCCCGATTGTTACCGTAATCCCGACCGGCTTAATCACCCGGTCGCGACCGAACACCAAATGATCTGTCTTTCCGATAATTTATATGACATCGCCAAGGAAAAAAAGTGGACGAATGTTGATGAGGACGGAATTGCCTGGAATAAATCTTTTGAACCCTGGAAATTTAAAGACGATGCCAAGGAAGCCGATCGGCCGGCCACTTTTTCTGCCGAATTTGCCGCCTGGAAGGGTTACGAAAAAGAATATGGTGTCCGTTGGGAATATAATAAGTCGGAAAACAGCTATAAACGTTTTAATGGCGGTGTTCCTCATAATGATTTAGAAGAAAATCAGCAATTAACAGCCAAAAATATTGTTTTGCAGTTTACCAAAGAAACCGACGGCGTTGATGAACACGCTCATGTTCTTTACGAGACGATTGGAAGCGGCAAGGCAGCAATTTTACTCGACGGCCAGAAAATTGAAGGAACCTGGCAGAAAAAATCCAGAACCGCCAGAACGAAATTTTATGACAGTAAGGGTAAGGAAATTGAATTTAATCGAGGGCAAATTTGGCTCGAGGTTTTAGCCACAGGGACAGAAATTAAATATCAATAA
- a CDS encoding DUF4446 family protein — protein MVFNLNQQAVFFILSVFFVWLGILSFLYFKLKKHYNRLIARTNKKNLSEILEKILKDMEISKQQIEELKKKTELQKIESLTHIQKVGLLRFNPFNEVGSDQSFVLALLNGENDGVVLTSLHGRTGTRWYGKTISKGQGKEHELSHEEKETIRIAEKIS, from the coding sequence ATGGTGTTCAATTTAAACCAACAAGCAGTTTTCTTTATTCTGTCAGTTTTCTTTGTCTGGCTTGGGATTCTCTCTTTTCTCTATTTCAAATTAAAAAAACATTATAATCGGTTGATTGCCAGAACAAATAAAAAAAATCTAAGCGAAATTCTCGAAAAGATTTTGAAAGACATGGAAATTTCAAAACAGCAGATTGAGGAATTAAAGAAAAAAACGGAATTACAGAAAATTGAAAGTTTAACTCATATTCAGAAGGTCGGTCTTTTGCGTTTCAATCCTTTTAACGAGGTCGGCAGCGACCAGAGTTTTGTTTTAGCCCTTTTAAACGGAGAAAATGACGGTGTGGTTTTAACCTCTCTTCATGGTCGGACAGGAACCAGATGGTACGGAAAAACGATCAGCAAGGGACAGGGAAAGGAACATGAGCTTTCCCATGAAGAAAAAGAAACAATTAGAATAGCTGAAAAGATTTCTTAA
- a CDS encoding DUF5679 domain-containing protein: MASMYCVKCRAKRDDPNAQPVTMKNGKPALKGKCPVCGTGMYKIGAA, translated from the coding sequence ATGGCCAGTATGTATTGTGTTAAATGCCGCGCCAAAAGAGATGATCCGAACGCACAACCAGTCACGATGAAAAATGGCAAACCAGCTTTAAAAGGCAAGTGTCCGGTCTGCGGTACGGGTATGTATAAGATAGGCGCCGCGTAA
- a CDS encoding YifB family Mg chelatase-like AAA ATPase, with product MLAKVFSGATVGLESVPIEVEVDIASQGLPSFTIVGLPDKAVEEAKERVRSALKNSGADFPPKRITVNLAPADLPKEGPGFDLPIALGLLIASGQLTADLTKTLVLGELSLDGSLRHTNGVLPMTILAKEKKFDQVFLPSVNSLEAAVVNGIKVMPVVSLLQLFHHLTTDEKITSQKHLTFAKLKTGVLAEFDFADIKGQEHVKRALEIAAAGGHNIFMRGVPGAGKTMLSRALPGILPDLTEEEALEVTKIYSITGNLPPGESIIKNRPFRAPHHTTSRIGLIGGGTHPMPGEISLAHRGILFLDEFSEFPRGVLEALRQPIEDGIVTISRAAGQVSFPAKFILVAAANPCPCGYLGDPVKTCLCLPGQIIRYQKRISGPIMDRIDLHLEVPAVKIEKLTENSKFKTENSKEIKKRVQKARDQQTKRFKGINLKNNAEMGTKEVKQFCELSTECLNLLRQAVMQMNLSARSYYRIIKLGRTIADLESEKEISATHIAEALQYRPKEQLL from the coding sequence ATGTTGGCGAAGGTTTTTTCCGGGGCGACGGTGGGTTTGGAAAGTGTACCGATTGAGGTTGAGGTTGATATTGCCTCGCAGGGTCTGCCTTCTTTTACCATCGTCGGTCTTCCCGATAAGGCGGTTGAGGAAGCCAAAGAAAGAGTAAGAAGCGCTTTAAAAAATTCCGGTGCCGATTTTCCGCCGAAGCGAATCACCGTAAATTTGGCCCCCGCCGATTTACCCAAAGAAGGCCCGGGTTTTGACTTGCCCATAGCTTTGGGTCTTTTAATCGCCTCCGGTCAACTAACCGCTGATTTGACGAAAACTTTAGTTTTAGGCGAGCTTTCGCTTGACGGCAGTCTGCGTCATACCAACGGTGTTTTGCCGATGACGATTCTGGCTAAAGAAAAAAAATTTGATCAGGTTTTTCTGCCCAGCGTCAACAGCCTTGAGGCAGCCGTGGTTAATGGTATCAAAGTTATGCCCGTGGTTTCTCTTCTGCAGCTTTTTCATCATTTAACAACCGACGAAAAAATCACGTCGCAAAAACATCTTACTTTTGCCAAATTAAAAACCGGTGTTCTGGCGGAGTTTGATTTTGCCGATATTAAAGGGCAAGAACACGTTAAACGGGCCTTGGAAATTGCCGCCGCCGGCGGGCACAATATCTTTATGAGAGGTGTTCCGGGCGCCGGAAAGACGATGCTTTCCCGGGCTCTTCCGGGCATTTTGCCGGACTTAACCGAAGAAGAAGCTTTGGAAGTGACAAAAATTTATTCGATCACCGGCAATCTGCCGCCGGGTGAATCGATCATTAAAAATCGTCCTTTCCGGGCGCCGCATCATACGACTTCCCGCATCGGTTTAATCGGCGGTGGTACTCATCCCATGCCCGGAGAAATTTCTTTAGCCCATCGGGGCATTTTATTTTTGGACGAATTTTCGGAATTCCCCAGAGGCGTCTTGGAAGCTTTGCGTCAGCCCATTGAAGATGGGATTGTGACGATTTCCCGGGCGGCCGGCCAGGTCAGTTTTCCGGCGAAATTTATTTTAGTCGCCGCCGCCAATCCCTGTCCCTGCGGTTATTTGGGCGATCCCGTCAAAACCTGTCTTTGTTTGCCCGGACAAATTATCCGCTATCAAAAAAGAATTTCCGGACCGATTATGGACAGAATTGATTTACATCTTGAGGTTCCGGCCGTCAAGATAGAAAAACTAACGGAAAACTCAAAATTTAAAACGGAAAACTCAAAAGAGATTAAAAAAAGAGTCCAAAAAGCCAGAGACCAACAAACGAAAAGATTCAAAGGAATAAATCTTAAAAATAATGCGGAAATGGGAACTAAAGAAGTCAAGCAATTTTGTGAATTATCCACCGAGTGCCTTAATCTTTTACGTCAGGCCGTCATGCAAATGAATTTGTCCGCCAGGAGTTACTATCGAATTATCAAATTAGGAAGAACCATTGCCGATTTGGAAAGTGAAAAAGAAATTTCGGCGACGCATATCGCCGAAGCTTTGCAATATCGGCCTAAAGAACAACTTCTTTAA
- a CDS encoding class I SAM-dependent methyltransferase has translation MASRGFLCLLNLKWKDLIGRKILNVCVGGGNAVSQAMIEGLDYTGIDILPTLETGGNLSWRKKQLAKIAARFPGRIIAADAVISLPFKDNCFDLVISSMGMPLYAQNGKEAAWSILEMIRVSKGKVVFSGGWPGEGDEDPEGFVFIGGEDNFAAFPLKGLLDLVAKVGITYTRQAYEDMTSFWRSIHLDVSQKDITSFLNLRQEILKEY, from the coding sequence GTGGCAAGTCGGGGATTTTTATGTCTTCTTAATTTAAAATGGAAAGACCTAATTGGCAGGAAAATCCTTAATGTTTGTGTTGGCGGTGGTAATGCTGTTAGCCAGGCCATGATTGAGGGTTTGGATTATACGGGGATAGATATTTTGCCGACTTTGGAAACTGGTGGTAATCTTAGCTGGAGAAAAAAACAGCTGGCAAAGATAGCGGCTCGATTTCCGGGAAGAATTATTGCTGCGGACGCCGTCATTTCTTTACCTTTTAAGGATAATTGTTTTGACCTGGTTATTTCCTCAATGGGGATGCCTTTATATGCCCAAAACGGCAAAGAAGCCGCCTGGTCTATTTTAGAAATGATTCGCGTTTCAAAAGGAAAAGTTGTTTTTTCGGGAGGATGGCCGGGTGAAGGTGATGAAGATCCAGAAGGATTTGTCTTTATTGGAGGAGAAGATAACTTTGCAGCCTTTCCTTTAAAAGGACTTCTTGACTTAGTTGCCAAAGTTGGCATCACTTATACACGTCAAGCCTACGAGGATATGACTTCTTTTTGGCGGAGTATCCATCTGGATGTTTCGCAAAAAGACATAACCAGTTTTTTAAACTTACGGCAAGAGATTCTAAAAGAGTATTAA
- a CDS encoding AI-2E family transporter, whose protein sequence is MPTRIEISYKTILFTAVLLLLLWFLWQIIDIILILFLAFILMSALRPLVQKLEKIGVPRLLSILVIYLTFLISLGALGGAIFPLLINQTLRFWEKIPELASRILTFLPLNFEFMTQQLTPVSGDILRVTVGLFSNIFTLVTFLIFTFYLLLEREDLEKTFVSFLGQDSGKKLVLLLGKIEERLGSWVRGQLLLMFLIGLVTYIGLVALGIDYALPLAITAGILEIVPFAGPILSGIPAVLVALVTSPALALAVVALYFIIHQSEGNLIVPTVMRKAVGLSPIVTLLALMIGGKLAGIFGALLAVPTVVILQVILQEVTAEKK, encoded by the coding sequence ATGCCGACAAGAATTGAGATTTCCTATAAAACGATTCTTTTTACCGCCGTATTGTTGCTCCTGCTTTGGTTTTTGTGGCAAATTATCGATATTATTTTAATCTTATTTTTAGCCTTTATTTTAATGTCGGCTCTTCGTCCTTTGGTCCAAAAACTGGAAAAAATAGGCGTGCCACGTCTCTTGTCTATTTTAGTCATTTATCTTACTTTTCTTATTTCTCTTGGAGCTTTAGGCGGGGCTATTTTTCCGCTTTTAATCAATCAAACCCTGCGGTTTTGGGAAAAGATTCCGGAGTTGGCCAGTAGAATCCTTACCTTTTTGCCCTTAAATTTTGAGTTCATGACACAACAGTTAACTCCGGTGAGCGGGGACATTCTTCGCGTGACCGTGGGTTTATTTTCCAATATCTTTACCCTTGTAACGTTTCTTATCTTTACCTTTTATTTGCTTTTGGAAAGGGAGGATCTGGAAAAAACCTTTGTCAGTTTTTTAGGCCAAGATTCGGGCAAAAAATTAGTCCTACTTCTGGGTAAAATCGAGGAAAGGTTAGGGTCTTGGGTTCGGGGGCAGCTGCTTCTCATGTTTCTTATCGGTTTGGTGACCTATATCGGTTTAGTGGCTTTGGGGATTGATTATGCACTTCCTTTGGCTATTACCGCCGGAATTTTAGAAATTGTTCCTTTTGCTGGACCGATTTTATCAGGTATTCCGGCCGTTTTGGTCGCTTTAGTCACCTCGCCGGCCCTGGCTTTGGCGGTCGTGGCTTTGTATTTTATTATTCATCAATCGGAAGGAAACTTAATCGTGCCGACCGTGATGAGAAAAGCGGTTGGCCTTTCGCCGATTGTGACCCTTTTAGCCTTAATGATCGGCGGCAAACTGGCCGGAATTTTTGGGGCTCTTTTGGCTGTGCCGACGGTGGTAATACTTCAGGTGATTCTTCAGGAAGTAACCGCAGAAAAAAAATAA